One window from the genome of Glycine soja cultivar W05 chromosome 12, ASM419377v2, whole genome shotgun sequence encodes:
- the LOC114379117 gene encoding putative phytosulfokines 6 isoform X1: MKLSLHLGALLFFLFFLVSSSKLSARPLTTEQGRNRSKLNEVSGEDFVLELEGGESLKQLLGVEGCKSGDEECLQRRMTIEAHLDYIYTQHHKP, from the exons ATGAAGTTAAGTCTTCACCTTGGAGCtctcctctttttccttttcttcctagTTTCCTCATCAAAACTATCTGCCAGACCACTCACCACTGAACAAG GGAGAAACAGATCAAAACTGAATGAGGTCTCAGGGGAGGACTTTGTTTTGGAGTTGGAAGGAGGTGAATCTTTGAAG CAGCTGCTGGGGGTGGAGGGCTGCAAAAGTGGAGATGAAGAATGTTTGCAGAGAAGAATGACTATAGAAGCTCACCTAGACTACATCTACACCCAGCACCATAAGCCTTGA
- the LOC114379117 gene encoding putative phytosulfokines 6 isoform X2, which translates to MKLSLHLGALLFFLFFLVSSSKLSARPLTTEQGRNRSKLNEVSGEDFVLELEGGESLKLLGVEGCKSGDEECLQRRMTIEAHLDYIYTQHHKP; encoded by the exons ATGAAGTTAAGTCTTCACCTTGGAGCtctcctctttttccttttcttcctagTTTCCTCATCAAAACTATCTGCCAGACCACTCACCACTGAACAAG GGAGAAACAGATCAAAACTGAATGAGGTCTCAGGGGAGGACTTTGTTTTGGAGTTGGAAGGAGGTGAATCTTTGAAG CTGCTGGGGGTGGAGGGCTGCAAAAGTGGAGATGAAGAATGTTTGCAGAGAAGAATGACTATAGAAGCTCACCTAGACTACATCTACACCCAGCACCATAAGCCTTGA
- the LOC114379796 gene encoding arogenate dehydratase/prephenate dehydratase 6, chloroplastic-like: MQTLSPPTSNALNLKHVLRPRRVAPSRIFVKCAFASEPASYGVGSSRADWQSSCAILASKVVSQEQTSSADQNGGTADHIAAVNGHKAAVSDLQLVPIGNLAQANNKPLPPKPLTISDLSPAPMHGSKLRVAYQGVPGAYSEAAAGKAYPNCEAIPCDQFEVAFQAVELWIADRAVMPVENSLGGSIHRNYDLLLRHRLHIVGEVQLPVHHCLLALPGVRKEFLTRVISHPQALAQCEHTLTKLGLNVAREAVDDTAGAAEFVATNNLRDTAAIASARAAELYGLNVMADGIQDDPSNVTRFVMLAREPIIPRTDRPFKTSIVFAHDKGTSVLFKVLSAFAFRNISLTKIESRPHRNRPIRLVDDANVGTAKHFEYLFYVDFEASMAEVRAQNALAEVQEFTSFLRVLGSYPMDMTPWTPSSRGD; this comes from the coding sequence ATGCAGACTCTTTCGCCGCCTACTTCCAACGCTCTCAATTTGAAGCACGTTCTTCGCCCGCGTCGAGTCGCGCCTAGCCGAATCTTTGTCAAATGCGCCTTCGCGTCTGAGCCCGCCAGCTACGGGGTCGGCTCGAGCCGAGCCGATTGGCAGAGCTCCTGCGCCATCTTAGCCAGCAAGGTCGTTTCTCAAGAACAAACCTCCTCCGCTGACCAGAACGGCGGCACCGCCGACCATATCGCCGCCGTCAACGGCCACAAAGCCGCCGTCAGCGACCTCCAACTCGTTCCAATTGGAAATCTAGCACAGGCCAACAACAAGCCGCTCCCGCCGAAGCCGCTCACAATCTCCGACCTCTCGCCGGCGCCGATGCACGGCTCCAAGCTCCGCGTCGCGTACCAAGGCGTTCCCGGCGCGTACTCCGAGGCAGCCGCCGGCAAGGCCTATCCGAACTGCGAGGCCATTCCCTGCGACCAGTTCGAGGTTGCGTTCCAGGCGGTGGAGCTCTGGATCGCCGATCGAGCGGTTATGCCGGTCGAAAACTCCCTCGGCGGCTCGATCCACCGGAACTACGACCTCCTCCTCCGCCACCGCCTCCACATCGTCGGCGAGGTCCAGCTCCCGGTCCACCACTGCCTCCTCGCGCTCCCCGGCGTCCGAAAGGAGTTCCTCACGCGAGTGATTTCGCATCCGCAGGCACTCGCGCAGTGCGAGCACACTCTCACCAAACTCGGCCTGAACGTGGCGCGCGAGGCCGTGGACGACACCGCCGGCGCCGCCGAGTTCGTCGCCACGAATAACCTCCGCGATACCGCCGCCATCGCGAGCGCACGAGCGGCGGAGCTCTACGGCCTGAACGTGATGGCGGACGGAATCCAAGACGATCCGAGCAACGTCACGCGGTTCGTGATGCTGGCGAGAGAGCCTATCATTCCGCGCACGGACCGTCCTTTCAAGACGAGCATTGTTTTCGCACACGACAAGGGAACTTCGGTGCTCTTCAAAGTGCTTTCCGCGTTCGCGTTCCGTAACATCAGTCTAACGAAGATCGAGTCACGGCCGCATCGGAACCGTCCGATTAGGCTGGTGGATGACGCGAACGTGGGAACAGCGAAGCACTTCGAGTACTTGTTCTACGTTGATTTTGAGGCCTCCATGGCTGAGGTTAGGGCACAGAACGCGTTGGCGGAGGTGCAGGAATTCACGTCTTTCTTGCGAGTGTTGGGGAGTTACCCTATGGACATGACACCCTGGACACCTTCCTCCCGGGGAGATTAG